A DNA window from Pleurodeles waltl isolate 20211129_DDA chromosome 12, aPleWal1.hap1.20221129, whole genome shotgun sequence contains the following coding sequences:
- the LOC138267118 gene encoding uncharacterized protein F54H12.2-like, giving the protein MHSDNMYAYRAYIESILNYSRDALDTQLSAGLFYKDSDGHFEATALDGHNQGFVKRVNFATGSRQFDLLGRIHSDLFYQDKLLVNGINLKIKLTRNKDSSCLISGDAEQYKFVILSATLFVKRVKVSLSVRLAHAEALHLSNTKYAVERVALKIFSIPTGTRLTQQQNLFLGILPKLVIIGYVDNTAFSGLYTSNPFNFKHYSINYAVLEHEGAVIPAKPYILSFGTSSFIRECLGLVSISGKHMRDSGVIVSREGYGAGYTRFVFDLTPNMEDRDHYNLIKTEI; this is encoded by the coding sequence ATGCACAGTGATAACATGTACGCATATAGGgcatacattgagagtattctGAATTACAGCCGTGATGCCCTGGACACCCAGCTTTCAgcaggactcttctacaaagattctgatggtcattttgAAGCTACGGCACTGGATGGGCACAATCAGGGCTTTGTAAAAAGAGTAAACTTTGCCacaggcagtagacagtttgacctcctaggaCGCATACATTCAGACCTCTTCTACCAAGATAAGCTACTAGTCAATggtatcaatcttaagatcaaactaacccGCAACAAGGACTCGTCctgtctcatcagtggggatgcGGAACAGTATAAATTTGTTATACTGTCCGCCactttgtttgtaaagagagtgaaagtgtcactaagcgtcagactggctcatgcagaggccCTACATCTATCAAATACCAAGTACGCCGtcgaaagagtggctctgaagatattcagtatACCCACAGGTACCCGCTTAACCCAACAGCAAAACTTATTCCTGGGTATACTACCTAAGCTTGTTATCATAGGgtatgtggacaatacagcttttagtggactgtatacctcaaaccctttcaatttcaaacactacagCATCAACTATGCAGTGCTGGAACATGAGggtgctgtgattcctgcaaagccATACATACTGAGTTTTGGAACATCTAGTTTTATCAGGGAATGTCTCGGCCTGGTGTCTATATCAGGAAAACATATGCGGGACTCAGGAGTCATCGTATCAAGAGAAGGGTATGGGGCAGGTTACACCCGTTTCGTTTTTGATCTGACGCCCAACATGGAAGACAGGGATCACTATAATCTGataaaaacggaaatctaa